In the Dehalococcoidia bacterium genome, AAATTTGTAGTGTCATATATAGGAAAGAATATTCCAAAATTTGAAATGAATAATCCTCACTACATGAGAGAGGTATCAAGATCTTATTCCGATAGTATTCCCCCTGTTATTCTTAATAAAGAGCCAATACAAAATAGATTTTAATGGCACAAGACGATTCAAAATACACTAAACCTGCCCTGAGAAAAAGAATATTTAATCAGGTAAAAGCTGGATCTAAAGGTGGTAAACCTGGTCAGTGGTCTGCTAGAAAAGCACAAATGGTTGCACAAAAATATAAAGCTCAAGGAGGAGGATATAAGGGAGGAAAAGGTAAAAAACAGAAAGATCTTAAGCGTTGGGGTAAAGAGAAGTGGATGACTAAAAAAGAATACG is a window encoding:
- a CDS encoding DUF5872 domain-containing protein, with product MAQDDSKYTKPALRKRIFNQVKAGSKGGKPGQWSARKAQMVAQKYKAQGGGYKGGKGKKQKDLKRWGKEKWMTKKEYEKKKKD